The nucleotide window CTTCTTTTGTTGCCATTTTAACCTCGAATTTAAACATTTTGAGAAAATAAGTTTATCAAACTTTCTAAAAGGGGATTTTAATTGGAATTGAAAACAAGAGAAACTAAAAAGAAGAGAAAAAGGAAGGAACCCTTATCCCTCCCTCACAAGAACTTCTAGCTTCTTAGCCTGTTCAGCTGCAGTTAAAGCATCTATCATTTCATCAAGTTCACCATCAAGAAACTCTTGAAGGTTATAAAGAGTTAACTTTATTCTATGATCTGTTACTCTACCTTCAGGGAAGTTGTAGGTTCTAATCTTTTCGCTTCTATCCCCACTTCCTATTTGAGAACGTCTTTCAGAATCAAGCTTTTCTTTTTGTTGTCTTTCGTAATATTCCTTTAACCTTGCCCTTAAGATCTTCATAGCTTTTATACGGTTCTGAATTTGGGAACGCTCATTAGAACAGGTAACAACTATTCCGGTTGGAATGTGAGTAATCCTTACAGCAGAGTCAGTAGTATTTACGTGCTGACCACCAGCGCCAGAAGAACGGTATGTATCAATTCTTAAATCCTTTTCATCAATGTGAATGTCAACTTCTTCTGCCTCTGGAAGAACAGCA belongs to Desulfurobacteriaceae bacterium and includes:
- a CDS encoding peptide chain release factor-like protein; its protein translation is EKKGWSVEIISLHETGLGGIKEVVATISGKGAYSRLKYESGVHRVQRIPVTESGGRIHTSTATVAVLPEAEEVDIHIDEKDLRIDTYRSSGAGGQHVNTTDSAVRITHIPTGIVVTCSNERSQIQNRIKAMKILRARLKEYYERQQKEKLDSERRSQIGSGDRSEKIRTYNFPEGRVTDHRIKLTLYNLQEFLDGELDEMIDALTAAEQAKKLEVLVREG